The following are encoded together in the Oncorhynchus nerka isolate Pitt River linkage group LG23, Oner_Uvic_2.0, whole genome shotgun sequence genome:
- the LOC115106595 gene encoding V-type proton ATPase 16 kDa proteolipid subunit c-like codes for MSSESPEYSPFFAVMGASAAMVFSALGAAYGTAKSGTGIAAMSVMRPELIMKSIIPVVMAGIIAIYGLVVAVLIANNISEKVTLYKSFLHLGAGLSVGLSGLAAGFAIGIVGDAGVRGTAQQPRLFVGMILILIFAEVLGLYGLIVALILSTK; via the exons ATGTCGTCCGAAAGCCCCGAATACTCTCCGTTCTTCGCAGTGATGGGTGCCTCTGCGGCTATGGTTTTCAGCG CCTTAGGAGCAGCCTATGGGACGGCTAAGAGTGGCACAGGGATCGCTGCCATGTCGGTGATGAGGCCGGAGCTCATCATGAAGTCGATCATCCCCGTGGTCATGGCGGGTATCATAGCCATCTACGGCCTAGTAGTAGCGGTGCTCATTGCCAACAACATCTCCGAGAAGGTCACCCTCTACAA gaGTTTCCTCCACCTGGGTGCTGGCCTGAGTGTGGGCTTGAGCGGGCTGGCAGCTGGCTTTGCCATCGGCATCGTAGGTGACGCAGGCGTGAGGGGCACGGCCCAGCAGCCCCGGCTTTTTGTGGGCATGATCCTCATCTTGATCTTCGCCGAGGTCCTCGGACTCTACGGTCTCATTGTGGCCCTCATCCTGTCCACGAAATAA